Proteins encoded by one window of Rouxiella chamberiensis:
- a CDS encoding SDR family oxidoreductase: protein MTAQSSAQKVALVTGGSRGIGAAIAQRLAKDGFVVIINYVRSADEAQALISKIEQAGGRAIAAQADVSDAASVRTLFDDAEQAFGGIDVLVNNAGIMTLAPLVDTDDNAFDKHMDINLKGTFNTLREAGKRLRSGGRVINFSSSVVGLYQPSYSIYAATKAAVEAMSKVFTNEMRGRNITVNVIAPGPTATDLFLDGKSPQWVEHIARLAPLERLGEPQDIAATVAFLAGPDGAWVNGQILRVNGGIV from the coding sequence ATGACAGCTCAATCATCTGCACAAAAAGTGGCATTGGTCACCGGCGGTTCACGCGGTATCGGCGCGGCGATTGCCCAACGTTTGGCGAAAGACGGCTTCGTCGTCATCATCAACTACGTGCGCAGCGCCGACGAAGCGCAAGCCCTGATAAGTAAAATTGAACAGGCAGGCGGACGGGCCATCGCCGCGCAGGCAGATGTCAGTGATGCGGCATCGGTACGCACGTTATTCGACGACGCCGAGCAGGCATTTGGTGGCATCGATGTGCTGGTCAACAATGCGGGCATCATGACGCTTGCTCCGCTGGTTGATACGGACGATAACGCCTTCGATAAACATATGGATATCAATCTTAAAGGCACGTTCAACACGTTGCGTGAAGCGGGAAAAAGGCTGCGCAGCGGCGGCAGGGTGATCAATTTTTCCAGCAGTGTGGTGGGCCTTTACCAGCCGTCATACAGTATTTATGCCGCCACCAAGGCCGCGGTCGAAGCCATGAGCAAAGTCTTTACCAACGAAATGCGTGGCCGCAATATTACGGTCAACGTGATTGCGCCGGGGCCGACGGCCACCGATCTTTTCCTCGACGGAAAGTCGCCGCAGTGGGTGGAACATATCGCAAGACTCGCCCCGCTGGAAAGGCTGGGCGAACCGCAGGATATCGCCGCGACTGTCGCCTTCCTTGCCGGCCCGGACGGCGCGTGGGTCAACGGCCAGATTTTACGCGTGAATGGCGGGATAGTTTAA
- a CDS encoding LysR family transcriptional regulator — MDKLDSMKLFTRVVELRSFTQAAESLHLKRSTATDAIKQLETRLNVRLLQRTTRLVRPTLDGEAYYQRCLRILAEVEDAEMAFADARPKGLLRIDVNPALARHFIFPGVARFLAMYPDIELAISEGDRLVDLVREGIDCVIRVGELQDSDMVARSLGHFQEITCASPAYIAQWGLPRTLDELQKNHQMVGFRSSATGDILPLNFILDGRPQRLTLATSLTVSGSESLKEAARRGLGIIQVPHYGVADDLQSGALRRILEDIPAGSLPVSLLYPRNRQLSPRVRVFIDWMVKAFTLGNT, encoded by the coding sequence ATGGACAAACTCGACAGTATGAAGCTGTTTACGCGCGTGGTTGAGTTACGCAGCTTCACGCAGGCGGCGGAAAGTCTGCATCTCAAACGTTCTACAGCTACCGACGCCATCAAGCAGCTGGAAACACGTCTCAATGTCAGGCTGCTGCAACGCACGACACGCTTAGTCAGACCCACACTCGACGGCGAAGCCTACTATCAGCGCTGCCTGCGGATTCTGGCCGAGGTGGAAGATGCCGAAATGGCGTTCGCCGATGCCAGGCCAAAGGGGCTGCTGCGTATCGACGTCAACCCGGCGCTGGCACGCCATTTTATCTTCCCCGGTGTGGCGCGGTTTTTAGCAATGTATCCCGACATTGAACTGGCTATCAGCGAAGGCGACCGGCTGGTGGATTTGGTGCGTGAGGGCATCGACTGCGTGATCCGCGTCGGCGAACTGCAAGACAGCGATATGGTGGCTCGTTCGCTCGGCCACTTTCAGGAAATAACCTGCGCCAGTCCTGCCTATATCGCGCAGTGGGGCCTGCCTCGCACCCTTGACGAGCTGCAAAAAAATCATCAAATGGTGGGATTCCGCTCCAGCGCCACGGGCGATATCTTGCCGCTGAATTTTATTCTCGACGGCAGGCCGCAGCGGTTGACGCTCGCCACCAGCCTGACGGTGAGCGGTTCCGAAAGCCTGAAAGAGGCGGCAAGACGCGGATTGGGGATTATTCAGGTGCCGCATTATGGCGTGGCGGACGATTTGCAAAGCGGTGCCCTGAGGCGGATTCTGGAGGATATTCCGGCGGGATCGCTGCCTGTTTCCCTGCTTTACCCGCGAAATCGTCAGCTTTCGCCAAGGGTGCGCGTTTTTATCGACTGGATGGTTAAAGCCTTTACTCTGGGCAATACTTGA
- the zapE gene encoding cell division protein ZapE gives MINKECVFSFQQLMAEKAAVNQIVLDESQREVVLSLDALIKPVSSIQFRLFKKTHAPHRGLYIWGKVGRGKSFIVDSFFAVAPVENKRRVHFHDFLRELHKRLNDPTNPNRSLDAVLALQLGDCRLLCFDELHLHDVGDAMLVKKLIELIVEKEIIFVATSNYPPDQLLSNPLYHDRFIPAINLIKQSMKVMSLEGGQDYRLLGANKLTPFCEGVFISPANAIKRREYGLPMAGKETQSLAVGHRSLKVRSTPGEFLHFSFHDLCAMPTAVMDYLALCEHYRRWIIEDVPLLQNESPAVQQRFINVIDVLYDQHCQLFLLSDHSLEAITAGAVQEDIQRTRSRLSQLKG, from the coding sequence ATGATCAACAAGGAGTGTGTGTTCAGTTTCCAGCAGCTGATGGCCGAAAAAGCTGCTGTAAATCAGATAGTGCTCGACGAATCTCAACGCGAGGTGGTCTTGAGCCTGGATGCCCTGATTAAACCCGTCTCTTCCATCCAGTTTCGACTGTTCAAAAAGACGCATGCTCCGCATCGCGGCCTGTATATCTGGGGCAAAGTGGGTCGAGGAAAAAGCTTTATCGTCGACAGCTTTTTCGCCGTCGCGCCGGTAGAAAACAAACGCCGGGTGCATTTCCACGACTTTCTGCGTGAGCTACACAAAAGATTAAACGATCCCACCAATCCGAATCGTAGTCTTGACGCAGTGTTGGCACTTCAGCTGGGTGATTGCCGGTTACTGTGTTTCGACGAGCTGCATTTGCACGACGTCGGCGACGCCATGCTGGTGAAAAAGTTGATCGAACTGATTGTGGAAAAAGAGATTATTTTCGTGGCAACGTCCAACTATCCGCCAGATCAGTTGCTGTCGAACCCGCTTTATCACGACCGATTTATTCCGGCCATCAATCTGATAAAACAGTCTATGAAAGTCATGTCGCTGGAAGGCGGCCAAGATTATCGACTTCTCGGCGCGAATAAGCTGACACCCTTCTGCGAGGGCGTATTTATTTCTCCTGCAAATGCTATAAAGCGGCGTGAATATGGCTTGCCGATGGCCGGGAAGGAGACGCAATCCCTGGCGGTCGGGCATCGTAGCCTCAAAGTGCGCTCGACGCCCGGCGAATTCCTGCATTTCTCTTTTCATGATTTATGCGCCATGCCGACTGCAGTCATGGACTATCTGGCGTTATGTGAACATTATCGCCGCTGGATAATTGAGGACGTACCGCTTTTGCAAAACGAATCTCCGGCCGTTCAGCAGCGCTTTATCAACGTCATCGACGTACTCTATGATCAGCACTGTCAGCTTTTTCTTCTGAGCGATCATTCACTCGAGGCCATTACTGCGGGCGCGGTGCAGGAAGATATTCAGCGCACCAGAAGCCGCCTGAGCCAGTTAAAAGGATAA
- a CDS encoding single-stranded DNA-binding protein, producing MASRGVNKVILVGNLGQDPEVRYMPNGGAVANITLATSESWRDKATGEQKEKTEWHRVVLFGKLAEVAGEYLRKGSQVYIEGALQTRKWTDQAGVEKYTTEIVVNVGGTMQMLGGRAGGGAPAGGGQAGQSSGGQQGGWGQPQQPQGGNQFSGGQQSRPAAQNNNTPAQSNEPPMDFDDDIPF from the coding sequence ATGGCCAGCAGAGGCGTAAACAAAGTGATTCTGGTTGGGAATCTGGGTCAGGATCCCGAAGTCCGCTACATGCCTAACGGCGGTGCTGTTGCCAATATCACCCTGGCAACGTCAGAAAGCTGGCGCGACAAGGCGACCGGCGAGCAGAAAGAGAAAACCGAATGGCACCGCGTTGTGCTGTTTGGCAAGCTGGCAGAAGTTGCGGGCGAATACCTGCGTAAAGGCTCTCAGGTTTATATCGAAGGCGCATTGCAGACCCGTAAATGGACCGATCAGGCTGGCGTTGAAAAATACACCACTGAAATCGTTGTCAACGTTGGCGGCACCATGCAAATGCTGGGCGGTCGTGCGGGCGGCGGTGCTCCTGCAGGCGGCGGCCAGGCAGGTCAGTCTTCGGGCGGCCAGCAGGGCGGTTGGGGTCAGCCTCAGCAGCCACAGGGCGGTAATCAGTTCAGCGGCGGTCAGCAATCACGTCCGGCGGCGCAGAACAACAATACCCCTGCACAAAGCAACGAACCGCCAATGGATTTTGACGACGACATTCCTTTCTAA
- the uvrA gene encoding excinuclease ABC subunit UvrA — MDKIEVRGARTHNLKNINLIIPRDKLIVVTGLSGSGKSSLAFDTLYAEGQRRYVESLSAYARQFLSLMEKPDVDHIEGLSPAISIEQKSTSHNPRSTVGTITEIHDYLRLLFARVGEPRCPEHGVPLAAQTVSQMVDNVLSQPEGQRLMLLAPIIKDRKGEHTKTLENLAAQGYIRARIDGEVCDLSDPPKLELQKKHSIEVVVDRFKVRDDLAQRLAESFETALELSGGTAVVADMDDPKAPEMLFSANFACPVCGYSMRELEPRMFSFNNPAGACPTCDGLGVQQFFDPERVIQNPELSLAGGAIRGWDRRNFYYFQMLRSLGEHYKFDVESSFNDLSQDVVHAILHGSGKQTIEFKYINDRGDTSVRRHPFEGVLHNMERRYKETESSAVREELAKYISNRPCASCKGTRLREEARNVFVEETTLPEISDFSIGHAMDFFLGMNLSGQRKQIAEKILKEIGDRLRFLVNVGLNYLSLSRSAETLSGGEAQRIRLASQIGAGLVGVMYVLDEPSIGLHQRDNERLLETLIHLRDLGNTVIVVEHDEDAIRAADHIIDIGPGAGVHGGEVVAEGTAEDIMAKEESLTGQFLSGKREISVPAQRVQADATKVLKLMGATGNNLKDVTLTLPVGLFTCITGVSGSGKSTLINDTLFPLAQRQLNGATIAEAAPYRDIQGLEHFDKVIDIDQSPIGRTPRSNPATYTGIFTPVRELFAGVPESRSRGYTPGRFSFNVKGGRCEACQGDGVIKVEMHFLPDIYVPCDHCKGKRYNRETLEIKYKGKSIHETLDMTIEEAREFFDAVPALARKLQTLIDVGLSYIRLGQSATTLSGGEAQRVKLARELSKRGTGQTLYILDEPTTGLHFADIQQLLEVLHQLRDQGNTIVVIEHNLDVIKTADWIVDLGPEGGQGGGQILVSGTPETVAECKESHTARFLKPLLERHTHKVKKTA, encoded by the coding sequence ATGGATAAGATCGAAGTTCGGGGCGCACGTACCCATAATCTCAAGAATATCAACCTGATTATTCCGCGCGACAAACTGATTGTTGTCACCGGATTATCCGGATCTGGCAAGTCCTCACTCGCTTTTGACACCCTGTATGCCGAAGGGCAGCGCCGTTACGTCGAATCCCTGTCGGCCTATGCGCGCCAATTTTTATCCTTGATGGAAAAACCGGACGTCGACCACATTGAAGGATTGTCACCGGCGATTTCCATTGAACAGAAATCAACGTCACATAACCCGCGATCGACGGTCGGCACCATCACCGAGATCCACGACTACCTGCGTCTGCTATTCGCCCGCGTGGGTGAGCCGCGCTGTCCCGAACATGGTGTGCCGCTGGCGGCACAGACGGTCAGTCAGATGGTCGATAACGTGCTGTCGCAGCCTGAAGGTCAGCGCCTGATGCTGCTGGCACCTATCATTAAAGATCGTAAAGGCGAACACACCAAGACGCTGGAGAATCTGGCTGCGCAGGGGTATATCCGCGCCCGGATCGACGGCGAGGTCTGTGATCTCTCCGATCCTCCCAAGCTCGAATTGCAGAAAAAACACAGCATTGAAGTGGTCGTAGACCGTTTCAAAGTGCGCGACGATCTCGCACAGCGTCTGGCGGAGTCCTTCGAAACGGCACTGGAACTTTCCGGCGGGACTGCCGTAGTCGCCGATATGGATGACCCGAAAGCGCCCGAAATGCTGTTCTCCGCCAACTTTGCCTGTCCGGTTTGCGGCTACAGCATGCGTGAGCTTGAGCCACGCATGTTCTCGTTCAACAACCCGGCCGGCGCCTGCCCAACCTGTGACGGTCTAGGTGTACAGCAGTTCTTCGACCCTGAACGCGTGATTCAGAATCCGGAGCTGTCACTGGCCGGTGGTGCGATTCGCGGCTGGGATCGCCGTAATTTCTACTATTTCCAGATGCTGCGTTCTCTCGGCGAGCACTATAAATTCGATGTCGAATCGTCGTTTAATGACCTGAGTCAGGACGTGGTTCACGCTATTCTGCACGGTTCGGGCAAGCAGACCATCGAGTTTAAATATATCAACGATCGCGGCGACACCTCCGTGCGTCGTCACCCGTTTGAGGGCGTGCTGCATAATATGGAGCGCCGTTACAAAGAGACGGAATCCAGCGCGGTGCGTGAAGAGCTGGCGAAATATATCAGCAATCGCCCTTGCGCCTCCTGTAAAGGAACGCGTCTGCGCGAAGAAGCGCGTAACGTCTTCGTTGAAGAAACGACTCTGCCTGAAATTTCTGATTTCAGCATCGGTCATGCGATGGATTTCTTCCTCGGCATGAACCTCAGCGGTCAGCGCAAGCAGATTGCCGAAAAGATTTTGAAAGAAATCGGCGATCGTCTGCGATTCCTGGTCAATGTGGGGCTAAATTATCTGTCTCTGTCGCGTTCAGCCGAAACGCTGTCCGGCGGCGAGGCCCAGCGTATTCGTCTGGCAAGTCAGATTGGCGCGGGTCTGGTCGGCGTGATGTACGTGCTGGATGAACCTTCGATTGGTCTGCATCAGCGCGATAACGAACGTCTTCTGGAAACGCTGATTCATCTTCGCGACCTCGGAAATACCGTTATTGTGGTCGAGCATGACGAAGACGCGATTCGCGCCGCCGACCATATTATCGATATCGGTCCGGGTGCCGGTGTTCACGGCGGTGAAGTCGTGGCAGAGGGTACGGCGGAAGATATCATGGCGAAGGAAGAGTCGCTGACCGGACAGTTCCTTTCCGGAAAACGCGAAATTTCCGTCCCCGCGCAGCGCGTTCAGGCCGACGCCACCAAAGTGTTGAAACTGATGGGGGCCACGGGCAACAACCTGAAAGATGTCACACTTACGCTGCCGGTGGGCCTGTTCACCTGTATCACCGGTGTTTCCGGTTCAGGTAAATCGACGCTCATCAACGATACGCTGTTCCCGCTGGCGCAGCGTCAGCTGAATGGCGCGACCATCGCCGAAGCAGCGCCGTACCGCGACATTCAGGGTCTGGAACATTTCGATAAAGTCATTGATATCGACCAGAGCCCCATTGGCCGTACGCCGCGCTCCAACCCTGCGACCTATACCGGCATCTTTACGCCGGTGCGTGAACTCTTTGCCGGTGTGCCGGAATCGCGTTCGCGAGGTTATACGCCGGGTCGCTTCAGCTTCAACGTGAAAGGCGGTCGTTGCGAAGCCTGTCAGGGTGACGGCGTTATCAAGGTTGAGATGCACTTCCTGCCCGATATCTACGTGCCTTGCGATCATTGCAAAGGCAAGCGCTACAACCGTGAAACGCTTGAAATCAAGTACAAGGGCAAGAGCATTCACGAAACGCTGGACATGACTATCGAAGAGGCTCGCGAATTCTTCGACGCGGTTCCTGCGCTGGCTCGCAAACTGCAAACCCTTATCGACGTGGGCCTGTCCTACATTCGTCTGGGTCAGTCGGCGACCACCCTGTCCGGCGGTGAGGCGCAGCGTGTGAAACTGGCGCGCGAGCTGTCGAAACGGGGTACGGGCCAGACGCTGTATATTCTCGATGAGCCGACCACCGGTCTGCACTTCGCCGATATTCAGCAGCTGCTTGAGGTTCTGCACCAACTGCGTGATCAGGGCAATACCATCGTGGTTATCGAACACAACCTCGACGTTATCAAGACGGCCGACTGGATTGTCGATTTAGGTCCCGAAGGCGGTCAGGGCGGCGGTCAGATTCTGGTTTCCGGAACCCCTGAAACCGTTGCCGAATGCAAAGAGTCGCACACGGCGCGCTTCCTGAAGCCGCTGCTCGAGCGACATACGCACAAGGTCAAGAAAACGGCCTGA
- a CDS encoding LysR family transcriptional regulator, translating into MDRLDELTIFLEVLNQGSLSGAARRLRRSAPAVTRAIASLEQRFGARLVERTTRRLAPTEAGIRLAERAAVVLSHYHDAVQDTAETQLRGLLRITAPVLFGRRHVAPLVMEFQTLHPEIQIELNLNDRNLELIEQGVDIAVRIGHLEDSSKVARRLGEVHLVMVASPDYLADYEVIQHPAELAHHQTILSTYDTFNEWRFGAHEEGPRIRLAPHLLFNDVETRRLAVLAGKGIARFLSYQVAEDLADGTLQRLLPAYEPLPLPVQLVVQNIQRMPLKVRAFWDFARERLTQLPEIQCLKGK; encoded by the coding sequence ATGGATCGCCTGGACGAACTGACTATCTTTCTGGAAGTGTTGAATCAGGGCAGTCTGTCGGGCGCGGCACGAAGGCTGCGCCGCTCTGCACCTGCGGTAACGCGCGCGATAGCATCGCTTGAGCAGCGTTTTGGCGCGCGGCTGGTGGAGCGTACAACCCGTCGATTAGCGCCGACCGAAGCCGGAATTCGTCTAGCCGAACGCGCCGCCGTCGTGCTGAGCCATTATCACGATGCAGTGCAGGATACCGCCGAGACTCAGCTTCGAGGATTGCTGCGTATCACGGCACCCGTCCTCTTTGGGCGTCGGCACGTTGCCCCGTTGGTGATGGAGTTCCAGACGTTGCATCCCGAGATCCAGATCGAGCTTAATTTAAACGATCGCAATCTTGAGTTGATCGAGCAGGGTGTCGATATTGCGGTGCGCATTGGTCATCTCGAAGACTCCTCCAAGGTGGCAAGAAGGCTGGGTGAAGTTCACCTCGTGATGGTCGCCAGCCCCGATTATCTGGCTGATTATGAGGTTATTCAGCATCCCGCCGAACTGGCGCATCACCAAACGATTCTCAGTACCTACGACACGTTTAACGAATGGCGATTTGGAGCGCACGAGGAAGGGCCGCGAATCAGGTTGGCACCGCATCTGTTATTCAACGATGTCGAGACGCGCCGTCTTGCTGTACTCGCAGGCAAGGGCATTGCCCGCTTTCTGTCTTATCAGGTGGCGGAGGATTTGGCCGACGGCACCTTGCAGCGTTTATTGCCTGCTTACGAACCCCTCCCGCTGCCGGTTCAACTGGTGGTGCAAAATATTCAGCGTATGCCGCTGAAAGTCAGAGCCTTTTGGGATTTCGCCCGTGAAAGATTAACTCAACTACCGGAAATTCAATGCCTGAAAGGAAAATGA
- a CDS encoding glutathione S-transferase family protein, whose translation MTTLTLYGTPLSGHVHRVTLLLRMLELPHDFIEAGADVRQSPEFKKLNPWGQIPVLVDGETVIADSNAILVYLVNTYAPDTHWLPKNAVEAALTQQWLGKAAGEIRYGVASARLIKQFGTAEDYASAINVAGRFLPQLEQHLAGREFLVTPHVTLADLACYTYVALAPEGGISLDAFPAIKQWLARIEALPGFIATPPLPLPEQITL comes from the coding sequence ATGACCACTTTAACGCTTTATGGCACGCCACTTTCAGGTCATGTTCATCGCGTGACGTTGCTGCTGCGTATGCTTGAGCTTCCACACGACTTTATCGAAGCCGGTGCGGACGTTCGCCAATCGCCGGAATTTAAAAAATTGAATCCGTGGGGGCAGATTCCGGTGTTGGTCGACGGTGAAACGGTTATCGCCGACAGCAACGCGATTCTGGTTTATCTGGTGAATACCTATGCGCCCGATACGCATTGGCTGCCGAAAAACGCGGTGGAGGCCGCGCTGACGCAGCAGTGGCTCGGCAAGGCTGCGGGCGAAATCCGTTATGGTGTGGCATCGGCCAGGCTTATCAAACAGTTCGGCACGGCTGAAGATTATGCTTCGGCGATAAACGTTGCCGGAAGATTTTTGCCGCAGCTTGAACAGCATCTTGCAGGTCGCGAATTTCTGGTCACTCCCCACGTGACTCTCGCCGATCTTGCCTGCTACACCTACGTGGCGCTGGCACCGGAAGGCGGCATTTCTCTTGATGCGTTTCCGGCCATCAAACAGTGGCTGGCGCGTATCGAAGCGCTGCCGGGTTTTATTGCCACGCCGCCCCTGCCCTTGCCCGAGCAAATCACTCTCTGA
- a CDS encoding pyridoxamine 5'-phosphate oxidase family protein, with amino-acid sequence MDIFHPDEKRAQSIAGFMPGTPGIFPAMPQQHRDFFAGLSLFFIATVDAQGWPVATVLCGPPGFISTVDKSHLRINAPRREDDPALAALKIGKPLGALGLDFSNRRRNRVNGDITRMDKNRLEIAVRQSFGNCPKYIQRREMTPFARRPGSCVSLDGLDTGAKAMILSADTFFVATHAHNELASGGADISHRGGKPGFVKIEGDTLWIPDFSGNRYMNTLGNMLAEPRAALLFLDFDSGDVLHLQGHTSVNWQPDDRHNVFGAERYWGLKITRAWRFPAMLPCRGALLDYSPATLSTGVWAER; translated from the coding sequence ATGGACATCTTCCATCCCGATGAAAAACGTGCCCAGTCGATAGCCGGATTTATGCCTGGCACGCCGGGAATTTTTCCTGCGATGCCGCAGCAGCATCGCGATTTCTTTGCGGGACTGTCGCTGTTTTTCATCGCGACGGTAGATGCACAGGGTTGGCCGGTGGCCACGGTGCTCTGCGGGCCGCCCGGATTTATCAGTACGGTGGATAAATCCCATTTGCGGATCAATGCGCCACGTCGCGAAGACGACCCTGCGCTGGCGGCACTGAAAATAGGCAAACCGCTCGGGGCGCTGGGGCTGGATTTCTCCAATCGCCGCAGGAATCGGGTGAATGGCGACATTACCCGCATGGACAAGAATCGGCTGGAGATTGCGGTCAGGCAAAGCTTCGGCAATTGTCCGAAGTATATTCAGAGACGGGAAATGACGCCGTTCGCGCGACGACCCGGATCATGCGTTTCGCTCGACGGGCTGGATACCGGGGCGAAAGCAATGATTTTGTCTGCCGACACCTTTTTTGTCGCGACCCATGCCCACAACGAACTTGCCAGCGGCGGCGCGGATATTTCCCATCGCGGCGGCAAGCCCGGCTTCGTCAAAATCGAGGGCGATACGCTGTGGATCCCTGATTTCAGCGGCAATCGTTACATGAATACGCTCGGCAATATGCTGGCTGAACCGCGTGCTGCCTTGCTGTTTCTGGATTTTGACAGCGGCGACGTCTTGCACCTGCAAGGTCATACCTCCGTTAACTGGCAGCCAGACGACCGGCATAATGTCTTCGGAGCAGAGCGCTACTGGGGGCTGAAAATTACTCGCGCATGGCGCTTTCCGGCCATGCTGCCCTGCCGCGGCGCGTTGCTGGACTACTCTCCCGCCACGTTGTCGACCGGTGTCTGGGCAGAAAGGTAG
- a CDS encoding MmcQ/YjbR family DNA-binding protein, which translates to MNTDQLLDYCLSKPGAHQSAENPWQASQVKVAGVMFAMLRDIDGHPAISLKTSHQTAENLRHQHPEIIPCDCLNKAHWNSVLLDGNLPDSQFYALIDSSYQLVLSSLPEEKRHAISG; encoded by the coding sequence ATGAACACTGATCAACTGCTGGACTACTGTTTGTCCAAGCCCGGCGCGCACCAAAGTGCAGAAAACCCGTGGCAGGCGAGCCAGGTCAAGGTGGCGGGTGTGATGTTCGCCATGCTGCGCGATATCGACGGGCATCCGGCCATTTCGTTGAAAACCAGTCATCAGACGGCGGAAAATCTCCGCCATCAACATCCTGAAATCATCCCTTGCGACTGCCTGAACAAGGCGCACTGGAACAGTGTGTTGCTCGACGGAAATCTGCCGGATTCCCAATTCTACGCGCTAATCGACAGTTCCTATCAGCTGGTGCTGTCCAGCCTGCCCGAAGAAAAGCGTCACGCTATTTCGGGGTGA
- a CDS encoding secondary thiamine-phosphate synthase enzyme YjbQ, with protein sequence MWFQKELKLKQRARGFHLVTDEILQQLPEMRQLSIGMCNVFIQHTSAGLTINENADPTVRQDFEGYFNRAVKENEPWYQHDYEGSDDMPAHLKSSLLGCSLNIPISNGRLNLGTWQGIYLCEHRNHGGSRKLVVTLQGE encoded by the coding sequence ATGTGGTTCCAGAAAGAGCTAAAACTCAAACAGCGCGCACGCGGTTTTCACCTGGTCACCGATGAAATCCTCCAGCAACTCCCGGAAATGCGTCAGCTTTCAATCGGCATGTGTAACGTGTTTATCCAGCATACTTCGGCGGGTTTAACGATTAACGAAAATGCCGATCCGACCGTAAGACAGGATTTTGAAGGCTATTTCAATCGCGCGGTGAAAGAGAATGAGCCGTGGTATCAGCACGATTACGAGGGCAGTGACGATATGCCCGCGCACCTAAAAAGCAGCTTGCTGGGCTGTAGCCTGAACATCCCCATAAGCAATGGCCGCCTGAATCTCGGCACCTGGCAGGGAATCTATCTGTGTGAACACCGCAATCACGGGGGATCTCGTAAGCTCGTGGTGACTCTGCAAGGCGAATAG
- a CDS encoding aromatic amino acid transaminase — protein sequence MFQHVDAYAGDPILSLMESFKSDPREKKVNLSIGLYYDDKGIIPQLGAVEAAENLLNAQPQAASVYLPMEGLTPYRSSVQALLFGAEHAALQQQRIATIQTVGGSGALKVGADFLKHYFPNSEVWVSNPTWDNHVAIFSGAGFKVHTYPYFDAENLGVNFTGMMEALQALPAQSIVLLHPCCHNPTGSDLTPSQWDQVIELVKQRELIPFMDIAYQGFGEGMEEDAYAIRAMAASGVNMLVSNSFSKIFSLYGERVGGLSVVCEDSEAAGRVLGQLKATVRRNYSSPPNFGAKVVATVLGNAELNAQWLAEVETMRTRIIEMRQTLVNSLKQALPGRNFDYLLQQRGMFSYTGFSAAQVDRLREEFGVYLIASGRVCMAGLNHHNVEQVAAAFAAVQ from the coding sequence GTGTTCCAACATGTTGATGCTTATGCCGGTGACCCGATTCTGTCGCTGATGGAGAGCTTCAAGAGCGACCCGAGAGAGAAAAAGGTAAACCTGAGCATCGGTCTGTACTATGACGACAAAGGGATTATCCCACAGCTTGGCGCCGTCGAAGCCGCTGAAAATCTGCTGAATGCCCAGCCGCAGGCGGCCTCGGTCTATCTACCGATGGAAGGCCTGACACCATACCGCAGCAGTGTGCAAGCTCTGCTGTTCGGCGCCGAACACGCCGCGTTGCAGCAGCAGCGCATCGCCACCATTCAAACGGTAGGCGGCTCCGGCGCATTGAAAGTAGGTGCCGACTTCCTGAAACACTACTTCCCGAATTCGGAAGTGTGGGTCAGTAATCCAACCTGGGACAACCACGTCGCCATCTTCTCCGGTGCGGGCTTCAAGGTGCACACCTATCCGTATTTCGATGCCGAAAATCTCGGTGTCAACTTCACGGGTATGATGGAAGCATTGCAGGCGCTGCCGGCGCAAAGCATCGTGCTGCTGCACCCATGCTGCCACAACCCGACCGGCTCCGATTTAACGCCGTCGCAGTGGGATCAGGTCATTGAACTGGTCAAGCAACGTGAACTGATTCCGTTCATGGACATCGCCTATCAGGGCTTTGGCGAAGGCATGGAAGAAGACGCCTACGCCATTCGTGCCATGGCGGCCTCCGGCGTTAACATGCTGGTCAGCAACTCGTTCTCCAAAATCTTCTCGCTGTACGGCGAGCGCGTTGGCGGCCTATCCGTAGTATGTGAAGATAGCGAAGCAGCAGGCCGCGTATTGGGTCAGCTTAAAGCAACTGTGCGCCGCAACTACTCAAGCCCGCCAAACTTTGGTGCGAAAGTCGTCGCCACCGTACTGGGCAACGCCGAGCTGAATGCCCAGTGGCTGGCAGAAGTTGAAACCATGCGTACCCGTATCATCGAAATGCGCCAGACGCTGGTCAACAGCCTGAAACAGGCACTGCCGGGCCGTAACTTCGACTACCTGCTGCAACAGCGCGGCATGTTCAGCTACACCGGCTTTAGCGCGGCACAGGTCGATCGCCTGCGTGAAGAGTTTGGGGTTTACCTGATAGCCAGCGGCCGTGTTTGCATGGCGGGTCTAAACCATCACAATGTTGAACAGGTGGCTGCGGCATTCGCTGCGGTCCAGTAA